CTGAGACCATTTTGAGGATCAGGCTCTTGCCTGCCCCTGATGGACCGAACAATACAAGGAGATCTTCTTTTACTGAAAGGTTTATATCTAAATTGAAACCGTCAAAGGATTTTTTCAGACGTACTTTAAGATTCATCCAAAATACACCTTTCAGGATGTCCGGGATTTCCGGAATTCCTATTCATTTAAAATCTCCCCTTGGTAAACCTTTCTGCGATGTAGAGCACCAGGAAGGAAAATAGCGTAATGATGCCTACAAGGACATTAGCAGTAGAAGTGTCTCCACTCTGTACCGCATCGTATATGGCGATCGGGAGGGTCTGCGTCCTCCCAGGGATGTTTCCAGCCACCATCAGTGTAGCACCGAACTCACCGGTAGCCCGTGCAAAGGCCATAACTATTCCGGCCAGGATACCGCGCCATGCTATTGGTAGAGTGATCGTCCTGAATATATAGAGATCCGTCTTCCCAAGGAGGCGTGCGGCATTCTCAAGGTCGTCCCCGACCCCTTCTATTGCAGCCTTAGCCGGTTTTACAAACAACGGCAGGGATGAGATCATCGCTGCGAGCACAGCCCCCTTCCATGTGAACACAATCTGTATTCCGAGGACGTTATCAAAGAACTGCCCTATGGGACTTCCAACTCCAAAGGCACTTAACAGATAGTAACCCAGTACGGTCGGAGGAATCACCAGAGGCTGCATGATGAGGACATCGAGAACAGTCTTCCCGAAAAACCTCTTCCTTGCCAGGACCCAGGCCAGCACTAGGCCTATTGAGGCTGTAAAGATCGTAGAAATTAAAGAGACCTTAACAGTCAGATATAATGGAAAAAGGTTCATCTTACTCAGGTATTATGAAACCATATTTTTTCATAATCTCACTCCCCGCAGGACCCTTCACATAGCGAATATAGGACTCTGCGGCCTCCGGATCCTTAGATGTTTTCACAATCCCCATGGTCTGATCAATCGGGTTATGGAGAGATGAGTCTATCCTTACATAAGTAATCTCCGGCACATTCGCCAGAGAGAGCGCTACTATCCCGGCTTGTGCATTACCGGACTGGATGAACTGGAGGGTTTGCCTGATATTCTCTCCGTAGACAAGCTTTTCCTTCAGTCTATCCCATAAACCGGCAGACTTCAATGCCTCCATGGCCGCCCTTCCA
The window above is part of the Nitrospirota bacterium genome. Proteins encoded here:
- the modB gene encoding molybdate ABC transporter permease subunit; translated protein: MNLFPLYLTVKVSLISTIFTASIGLVLAWVLARKRFFGKTVLDVLIMQPLVIPPTVLGYYLLSAFGVGSPIGQFFDNVLGIQIVFTWKGAVLAAMISSLPLFVKPAKAAIEGVGDDLENAARLLGKTDLYIFRTITLPIAWRGILAGIVMAFARATGEFGATLMVAGNIPGRTQTLPIAIYDAVQSGDTSTANVLVGIITLFSFLVLYIAERFTKGRF